TCTTAAAACCGGTAGTCATGTCTGACACAAAAGTCGGTCTGATGACGGAATGAATAATCGGacgtttttttttcgtttttctcccaaaataacccaaactgaatagtcataagaatggatgacaaatgcgactatgcatggtacctataggacacagaggcatgatgatcagtttattgtgggaggaagagaagcgacacataaaatgaggtcttctcgtttaatagtacaGAAGATATATATCTGATCATCAGATGTCGGATTCTGATTGgttgtcatgttttttttatttttttttttattgatcgtAACCTCGAAGAGCTGAACGAATGGTCAAGAAGGTGGCTTATGTCTTTTAATCcagacaaaaaagaaataatgatattttcaaataatgatgCACCAGATCTAAAATTTTGCTTAAATGATAGAGAAATCCCTAtaacaaaatgtcacaaacacCTTTGGGTAACGTTTTGCTCTGATACTCGTTGGAATAGTCATATAGACAATCTGATTATCAGTGTTACGAAACATGACATTTAATATACTGAGAAAACCCAAGTATCATGGCAACTTTGTAGGAAAAACTTAGAAAAACTCTTTTTAGTATTTATTTCGATTATGCAACTGAAGTCTGGGATAATTGTAGGATAGGATATATGCTAATAAACTTGTAATTCTGCAGCTAGAATATATACGGTTTTGCCTATATTTACAAAATCGGAAAATCTGTATGAGGAAATTTTGGGAGAAACTTATGCAGACAGAAGGAAAAgacgaaaattaaaaatattttataaaagagggacgaaagataccaaagggacagtcaaactcataaatcgaaaataaactgacaacgccatggctaaaaatgaaaaagacaaacagacaaacaatagtacacatgacacaacatagaacactaaataataaacaacacgaaccccaccaaaagtaccaggattataattgtatacgccagacgcgcgtttcgtctacataaactaggggtgatctcagatgctatAACATTCAACATGACCAAGCTCCGGATTATCTATGCAATCTTGTTCCACCTAGTTAACAGAGCACAACTGTATATCCCTTGAGATATGGCAATGCTATCATTGTTTCTTTTTATAGATTTTCTTTTACTAAAGAATCTTTTATACTATCAACTATTAGACTATGGAATCATACCGATTTTTCCCTACAAAAATCAGACTCCATATCAAAGTTTAAACCCCAATAAAAAGGTTAAATACCACAGATAAATATGGACCGAGGAAACTTAATATGATTCTAACACAATTCAGATGCTACTCATCTTTCTTAAACTATGACTTGTTTAGAGTCAATGTAATTGCTGACCAAACTTGTTTTAGTGGATGCTACATTGAGACTGTACACCATATGAACCTCTTGCCATTTAGTTTTTCCTTATGATGGAACGATTCTTTTTTGAGATAGGGAATGAAGTTGGGTGCGGTTGTTTGAGGATTTTTAGATTTGTTTTTGGCTTTGATCTTTGAAATGTATGTTGAACTATTTTAAATGCATGATCTTAGAATGTTTAGTGGAATATAGAGAGTGCTTTAGTTAATATATTTTGACAGTGTTTGGGACAATACCCGTCTTAAGTTTTCTagcaaaatgacaatattaatgCTAAACCGtgcattttttgttgtttattttttcatctaATTATCATAATATAAATGTTAAGTGTATTTCTTTCTTACAAGTATCtaagagaatgaaattgaatacAAATGAAACAGACGAAGGTATGAATGAAAaattatgctttatttttttctttgcacTCAAAGGATAGAAATAAAGTCTTAGTACTTTATCTACGAGCAGTCAACTTTCAACATGAAAATCGAAACCAGAAACAGAATCATGTCACAGATATCATTCAAATAGACAGGCAACAAGAGTACAGTAAACACATTGATATATTACATTCAGATGGGAGGTTGAAGAAATACACAAAAAAGACCAGACGGTTACAATCAAGAGGGAACAAAGTGTCGATCCTAATCTTCTGATCTTAGTTTCACTGTCAATGCCATGTATGAAACGGATTAACGTCCGCAGTGCCATTGGTCAACGGTGGCGAGGTATTCATAACATCAAACATAGGCAAATGTAGCCGCCAAATCATGGGTCCAATTATCGGTCGTATTATTATCTTGACACCTTAAACATGCATTATGCTACAAATACTAGTGCACTTGTAGTATACAGGTTTAGGTTTAATTGTAAAGTTGACATTAAAGAAAATTTCACAAATATAACTTCTATAAAAGGATCTCGAAATTGTATGATTAATTTGACAGTAAAATATACGAAAAAAactaaataagtaaaagaacgcaaatgattttttttcaaacgtaCTTTAAAATTATTACCAAAAAGTTTTTGTTAAAGACTTATCTTAATAATTTTTGTAGAATTCTACATGAATAAATGCAAAAGAGACATGGATTCGGGTATTTTTATCTAAAAAGTGAGGGAAAATTGGAGTTTATGTAGTATAATGCAaaattagataaatatatatataaaccataGTTTGAAATGAAGGtttatcatgtaaaaaaaaaacctataaagTATCTCTAAAATCGTGTTCTACTTTTGCAAAGCTCCCATTCATGCAAtctgaaatataatttaaaaaaaaaattctcatctCATAAACATACATTATATTAAGACCCCCATAAAGGACAgagagataaataaaaaaaaacaaaacaacaaagagaaagataaaacaatgaaatagaaaatatgtttataatttttcgacATAAATGAAAGACAGATAATCTGATAGATAGTGGTATCATCTATTAATGATATGTAGTATCTACATGGAATGTTATGTTTATATTTAGAACTTCTTGTTTACTCCCCAACAGATGATCATTCTAGCAGGAATCATGTGATTTCATAGATTGTTGTTGTATCTTGTCTTTTGGGAGGATCTTAGGGGTGACATACAGTGCTGTAACAAGTGTTTGCTGATTGTTTCTTGAAAATTTTAATCAGTTTAGTAGGATCTTGGAATGGCGACGGTTCAGATACAGAAGAGCGGCGGACAACCGTGGGGATTTCGGTTAGCAGGAGGACGGGATTTTAATGTACCACTTCAAGTAAAGAAGGTAGGCGTGGTAGCATTTCAATGTCAAGTTGTTTTACTTCGATAgctgatataagaaaagtttttagaTTGATTTCTATTTCGATCACAAAACTATTACACATTTTTTTGGATTGACTGAGGTTAttgttttaattacattttataatttttcattgtttattttatatttctttaggGGTGCTTGTTTCATTGGCGTATATGCCACACATACATGTGTCTTTTTCTtcataaataaatttcaattgaaaatgCAATATGATTGACCGATAATATTTAGTTTCATTTCAATTGAACAATCTACAATTGATAAAAGCACAATAACGTAATTTTTCATCTTATTGCTAAAACTTCTTCCATGCCTCATAGAAACATAAGTGCTACATTTTTAAGATAAAGGCGCGATAAAACGtacaatttgatatttatatgatatacTGTTGTGTATAAGTTGTTTTAAATTAGACAAGAAATTAGTTAATTGTTCTTTGCCGGAAAAACAGAAGCTGCCATCAATTAACCTCTAATCATTGTATAGACACGGGCCAAATTAAGTCCGACTGAAACCTAATATTTACTGGTTCTCTGTCAATATATATAGCATATGCTCCATGTACTACGTTATTGCAGACGTCAGATTGATAAGAAATCAGAAAATTGTTCAAACAGACAATATAATTGGTTTCACACGCCCCAACATACGCATTGTATTTGTACAACTATCAGCAATAAGCACTTCAATCAAATAAACTCTGTAAAGAATAATTCTGGTACGAACTTTTCTGAGGAACTTTTCAAATGTCAAATAGATATTTTGCATGAAGCTTTACACGTGTGTGCCGCAATACACGCCTAGTGGTGTAATGAACaacttcaaaatataaaatgattataCTGGAACCAAAGTACTAGcgaattggataaacattttgTTGTCCTCATTTTCCCtaaatttgttattttagtttttttttcgtttagatttcaattattttcccgtttttctgtgttttatatatatacacacacacgTAAATATACTACAAATAACATGGATTTACTATTTCCTATCAATTTTCTAGTTTTAATATCTACAGAGGTCACTGATAACAATATATCCAGAATGACATTATCAATGACCTCTGTGGCTATTAATTTagaaattgatagtaaatagtaaaaacatgtacatgatatatctAGCAAAATCACAGAAAAACGTGAAAACAAGTATAATTATAACAAAGTTTTGAGAAAAGGGGGAAGGGCTTCAAATAACTGTCCACCCGTTGCTCAAGTACCTATGGCTGGATCAAATCTcgctttttatctatttttttaaggAACCAATAAGTTGTTTTACTATTTTGCTGATAACAAGGTCCcgtcttgcattttttttttgccggTGTTTGGTGTTTTATTGTTATTAGTATATATAATGGTTTTTGGGCGTAGATTAGCAATAGTGTTTGGAACTTTTGGTTCCAGTTGAAAATCTGGAACTTTTCCCTCGCAGTGATGGTCAATTGGGTTTTGCATTTGATATTTCACTAAAGTAATTCAATTTAGAACCCAAATAATTGAGTGAATTTAACAGTATTTGGTGTGTTATAGAAGCCGTTTGGTTGTACATTTTCTTCATTCACGCATTTGACATTCTTGTAGTATACCGtagtaaaacataaaaattgaaattatattttatctatttctttCTTAGAAAAATATTAGCAGAACATAAATGCCTTTTGTAGTTGTTTTGACCATTAACATATGTGTATGGCACATACAAACTTTATCACAATTTGCATTGTCCATGAGGAATTTTCTGATGATGGAAGAACTTTGGCAGTCACTGTGAAATGTGAACTCTTGTGAAGGCTTATTATCGTTATCGGTATAGACACCAAGTCTTGTTAATTGTTGGGGATTATATATTGACGATGCATCATCTTGATTTTGTTGTGTAGTTTGGTCGTCTCGTTGACTCATGTGCCACATCTTTTTTTACCTAGAGCCTTTGTTTCATAACCGAAACAATCAATCGTAAGAATTACACAAGAAAAATAACATTGTTTGATGCTTGGCAAATGTTCCTGGCATTGTGACAAGCCTCGACATGAGAGGAAAATTACATCTCCAATGACACCAGACTTCCACACTTcaaacaggaacatatatattattacCCCCATCATCTAAGATACGTATGATGAAAgttttcttcattatttttttaccaGAAAAGTTTAAACCAAGACCTAACTGTAGGAGTAATATTCAAAATCATCAATATAACATTACTGCTTAACTACTACTGTTCCGAAGAAAACCGTCTTTTTCCTCCTCTCTGAAAAGGACGAAAATTTTGGATCATAGTtcatgtcattttatatttttctttaaaatatgcaTCAGATTTGACATACAGCTTAAAACATCCTCTCTACTAATACAAATCTCCACATTCAAAATCAGATTTCAACGGTTTTCAAACAAATCAAGTATTGGAAATAATGTATTGtatctttattttacaattcaaacCTATTTCATACATGTTTTTAAGTTTCTGATATATACTTCATTATCTCCATTTTTTGCAAATTATCGATAGTTTACCTCGACCTAAAGCTATCTCTTCTTAATTAGTATACCACCAGCATATCAGCCACACACTTAAAACATTTCGTTAAATTGGCATATACATAAAAattcacagaaaaaaaatgtatgtttcttcgacttgtttattttaaagtcatatattaaaactttttatgtatatttcctttttttggtGGTTAAATCAGAATCCGTAATTTTCTAGTTTGTAAGTTGTCATTTAGTTTTACAAACATGATTTATTTTCCAGGTTGAATCTGGTAGTCCAGCGGCCGGTGTTTTAGCTCCTGGTGATTCTATAATAGGTATCGGAAACTCCGATGCCAGGGGCATGACACATATGCAGGCACACCAGACAATTCGAGGATCAGGAAATTATCTACAGCTTACAGTTGTTAAGTATGTACTGATTATCATAACACCTGCATTTTGGATCATTTCCTCTAGATAAGTAAATCGATGATGATTGCAGTGGGattcgagataaaaaaaaactataaaaaaactccttttattcatataacatatatatagacaATTAAATACTAGTAGATCAGAGTGGAATACTGTGGAATTTCGGCCGAAgaataattaaaagatattaatgtttcatatattttgttagtAGCACAAAGATAACTTGAACATAATATAGTAAAAAGTGGATATTAttcaacaatttaaaaatgaaaaatataatgaaaaattgTGTGTTTTTCCTATACTTAGATGATGTTTAATACAGTATTGCTTATTTTACAAGCTTTTTTTGGAATTCTGCAACAAAGGGCGTGATCTGTTATCGTAATAATTTGATTTGTATCTGAAAAGAAAGCTTATCTTTACTACCAATAGAACTCGGTTTGGGTTTGGAATGCTCTGCCCATGCATCAACTATTAACCACTCCGACTTTTCCATTACCCGTATAATGTGTGGGACATCTCTTATCACTTATAGTTTGGTCATTTGTTTTTTATCCGAAATACGTGATTATGTTGTACCAAACTCGGGCTACGTTCACATTTTAATAGCCATTGGTAAGTGAAGTGCATGCTGTTCACAAAAACCAAATGTcctaaatcatgttttttttctgaagttgGCTTACTCTTAGGTAAATATATGCTTAGCAGTAGTCCCCCGctaccttttttttaaatctcaaatctGCAACAGGGTCCTATATCTTTTCAAAATACGCTAATGGATCATCAAATTAGCTTTGATAATATGTATTTTAGTTTCATAGATGTTTCCTCCAAGTGTTGAAATCATAAGACATTTTAGAGTGATAATTACAATATACACAGTCAGCAATTTTCACCACCACAGTCAGACGACTACAGTAGAGATGCTATATATAAATCAGTAGAATAATTAACTGTCAATAATTAATTCCTTCTGACAACAGCATACTCAAACACAGGAGTCATCATTCTATTATCTACATTATCATCTGTTTTCAGACAAAATATTCTCTATTGTTTATGAATAAGTTTATTTTGGGTATAGGTTTCTATAACTGTATTTTCCTTGGCGCATTTGTGTACTAATCCCGATCTCAAATTTTATTGTCTTGTTTATATGACCCTGCTCGtgagacagtttttttttaaaagtcgaAGTCTGAAAACGGAGTTTATTGTATATGTCTCTTCTTTTCttgacttaaaataaaaaaaaaatatagaatttaatTCTTCTTTTAAAAGTTCTCACTAAATTTTTGTCTTTCTATGATGTGATGTTACACAATTGTTTCAGATAatggtgaaggtttggtaccattaaaacccgctgcaattgttttcACTTGTCGTAAGTCAAGAAttgtttgttaatgtggttcataagtgttctttttttcttgatttttttttatatggattagactgttggtttccCTGTTTGCATGAATGGTTTTTACACCAGTCATTATTAGGGCCCTTTATATATAGCTTGCTGTAGTGCGGTGTGAGGCAAGGctcaatgttgaagaccgtactttgacctataatggttgacttttataaattgtgacttagatggagagttatctcattggcactcataccacatcttcttatatctaattattatatgtatttatttcaGAGGACACGGCGGAATGGATAGACTATCTTCTATAAAACCGAAAGGTCCCGTCAAATTCTCACCTTGGAAAGCACAATCAGCACaatgaaaaatataatgattGAAGTAAGTCATCAAGCCATTCCTTGGACAGTCAACAAGTCAGAGACGTATCAAGAAGAATAACTAGCTGGAATTCTATTTCGAGTCTTAAATTTGTGGACGTTCAATTCGAAAATGTATATTATCTTTTTTGTATATAACATCACGAAGTTGTGTGTAGTCATTTCAATTTGTAGTGATATAAATTAGGACCACTACGCTCTGCTTTCATTATTGGATTCGTCATTCGCTTTGGGAATAGGAATGTGATGATTCATATTTAGAATTTTATTCGAAATCAAGGTTTCAAAGAATCGACATTTATCAGTGGTTCCAAAAAAGGGGGACATTATCTTCCCCGAAACTGACCCTTGGAGATTATCATTGATTTcatatttgtttctatttttcatgtttaattttttcatcAGTCGTCGTACAAGGCCGTTACGTGCAATAAAGGATGTGAATTTATCGTTTTTGGTGTATAATTTAACTTTTAATATATATGATACATATTTATAACATTCTGTTAAATCATGAAGGAAAGTTtttattgtataatttgtttagataaaataaagattttgtaAGTGATCTTCGTTATATTtgttgtacaaaataaataatgaagaaAATACTTTATTAATATGCGCCCGAGGAACTTTTCCTAATTTCCTTCatcatcaggaatgctcaaagccTTATAATTGAAAGCCAAGGATATATCAGAACCGAACTGGCCAGTTGAGTAGTATAACTAAAAAGGACGTACTTAAAATAATACTT
Above is a window of Mytilus galloprovincialis chromosome 7, xbMytGall1.hap1.1, whole genome shotgun sequence DNA encoding:
- the LOC143082809 gene encoding PDZ and LIM domain protein 4-like, giving the protein MATVQIQKSGGQPWGFRLAGGRDFNVPLQVKKVESGSPAAGVLAPGDSIIGIGNSDARGMTHMQAHQTIRGSGNYLQLTVVKGHGGMDRLSSIKPKGPVKFSPWKAQSAQ